Part of the Crossiella cryophila genome, GCAACAGCACGTGCCGGAACTGCTGGCCGCCGGGGTCAGTCACTTCCACGTCGGCGGGCCCGCTCGCGCCGGGGGCTGGGACAGTCCGGTGGACGCCACCGCGGTCGCCGGGTGGCGGGGGCTGGTCAACGGCTGAGCCGCCACCGCGACCACCACGCGCGCCCGTGGGACGAACCCTCGTCCCGCGGGCGCGCTGCTGTTCCGGGGCAATTGGGATGGTCTAGACCCTTGTTCGAGCCTGTTTCGGGCCATACCATCGCCCGCAACGCGTTGCTTTATGCGAAATGACCATTGCGCATTTTGCAACATCGCTAGGTGTGGAGGTCTTCATGACGATCAGACGGCTTGCGGCGGTGGCCGCGCTGGTCGGGTTGGCCACGGTCGGCTGTGCACCGGTGCAGTCCGGTCCGACCAATTCGGCGAAGGACACCAAGGACGGCACCCTGCGGGTCTGGCTCTTCGACGAGGTCAACCGCGCGCCCAAGGAAGCGGTGGTCAACGAGGCCATCAAGGAGTTCACCGCCTCCCACGCCGGTGTCACCGTCGACGTGCAGTACATCCAGGTCAACAGTAGGGCCGAACGCTTCAAGGCGGCCTTCAGCGACGCCAAGAGTGCCCCGGACGTGGCCGAGTTCGGCAACACCGACCTGGCCAACTACGTCGCCGCCGGTGGCTTCGCCGACCTCTCCGGCGACCTCGGCGGCTGGTCGGAGGCGGCCGATCTGGCGCCCAAGATCCTGGAGACCGGCAAGGTCGAGGGCAAGACCTACGGCGTGCCCTGGTTCGTCGGCGTGCGCGCGCTCTACTACCGCACCGACGTCTTCACCGAGCTGGGCCTGCAACCGCCCAAGACCCTGGCCGAGCTGGCCCCGCTGGCCCGGCAGATCCGCAAGGCCAAGCCCGAGCTGTACGGCATCTCCGTCGGCGGCAAGTACACCTACGGCATGCTGCCCTTCGTCTGGTCCGCCGGTGGCGACCTGGCCAAGGCCGACGGCGGCAAGTTCGCCTCCTCGATCGACAGCGCGCAGAGCCGGGCCGGACTGGGCCGCTACGCCGAGCTGATCGGCGAGGACATCTGCCCGCCCTCGGCGTGCGCGCCCAACGGCGGCGACGCCAGCGTGCAGGCATTCGTCGCCGGCAAGGCCGCGATGACCATCGGCGGCGACTTCAACCGCAAGGCGGTGGAGGCCGGTGCGGTGAAGGGCAAGTTCGCCGTGGTCCCGCTGCCCGGCGAGACCGCGGGGTCGATCGCGCCCGCCTTCGCCGGCGGCAACCTGCTCGGCATCACCCGCTCCACCGAGCGGCGCACCCTGGCCAAGGACTTCCTGCAGCTGCTGGCCGGCAAGAAGTACCAGCGCCAGATGTACACCGCGATGGGCAACCTGCCGACCTTCACCGACGTGCAGCGCGAGGTCTCCGGCAACGACCAGTTCACCAAGCCGTTCATCGCCACCCTTGAGGCGGGCACCCGCTTCGTCCCGGTCACCCCGGCCTGGGCCAAGATCGACGCGCAGACCGTGCTGCCCAACATGATCCAGCAGGTGGTCACCAAGGCGAAGACCGTCGACGACGCCACCGCCGAGGCGGCCAAGCTGATGAACACGGCCTTCACTTCGTGAGCCAAGGCACCCTGACCCCGGTGACGGCAGCCGCCCCGCCACCGGGGGCCGCGGGGAAACCTGCGCGGCGCAAGGGAAAACGGGACGGCCGGGCCGCGATCGGCTACCTGCTGCCCACCCTGCTGGTACTGGGCGGGCTGCTCGGCTACCCGATCTACCAGCTGGTGCTGATCTCGCTGTTCGACTACGGCCAGGAACAGGCCAGCGGCGGCGCCGCGCTGGAGTTCCTCGGCCTCGGCAACTACCAGACGCTGCTGGGTGATCCGCAGTTCTGGCAGGTGCTGCTGCAGACCGTGCTCTTCGCCGGGTTCTGCGTGGTGGCCACGCTGCTGGTCGGCGCCGCGCTGGCGCTGCTGGCCACCAGGGTGCGCGCGGTGCCGAGGATGATCCTGTTCCTGGCCGCGATCGGCGCCTGGTCCACCCCCGCGGTGGCCGGATCCACGGTCTGGCTCTTCCTCTTCGACACCGATTTCGGGCTGGTCAACGAGATCCTGACCGGGGTCGGCCTGGACGGGTTCGCCAGCTACTCCTGGACCTACGACAAGTACGTGGCCTTCGGCCTGGTCTCCGCCCAGGTGGTGTGGTGCTCGTTCCCGTTCGTCATGGTCACCCTCTACGCCGGGATCAAGGCGATCCCCGGTGAGGTGCTGGAGGCCGCGGCGCTGGACGGTGCGTCCACCGTGCGCACCATGACCAGCGTGATCCTGCCGCTGCTGCGGCCGCTGCTGATCATCGTGACCATCCAGTCGATCATCTGGGACTTCAAGATCTTCACCCAGATCTACGTGATGACCGGCGGCGGCGGAGTGGCCGGGCAGAACCTGGTGCTCAACGTCTACGCCTACCAGAAAGCCTTCGCCGCCAGCGAATACGGCCTCGGCTCGGCGATCGGCGTGGTGATGACCGTGCTGCTGCTCGGCGTCATCGTGCTCTACCTGCGCGCGCTGCGCAGGAGCGGGGAGGAGCTGTGAAACGACCAGGCCGCACGGTGGCCGAGATCGTCACCGTGCTGATCGCGCTGGTGGTGGCCTTCCCGCTGTACTGGATGGTGCTCTCCGCGCTCAAACCGGCCAGCGAGGTGCTCTCCACCTCGCCACGCCCGTGGACCTTCGCGCCCAGCCTGGAGAGCTTCACCAAGGTCCTCACCGTGGAGAACTTCGGCCGCTACTTCCTCAACAGCGTGGTGGTCGCGCTGGTGGTGGTCACCGTGGCGCTGCTGTGCTCCTTCCTGGCCGCCACCGCGCTGACCCGCTTCCGCTTCAAGGGCCGCACCACGCTGCTGGTGATGCTGCTGGTCGCGCAGCTGGTGCCGGTCGAGGCGCTGACCGTGCCGCTGTTCTTCCTGATGCGCCAGGTCGGCGACGTGGCCCCGGCCTTCGGGCTCAACCACCTCGGCTCGCTGATGCTGGTGCACCTGGCCTTCGGCCTGCCGTTCGCGATCTGGATGCTGCGCGGCTTCGTGGCCGCGGTGCCGGTGGAGCTGGAGGAGGCGGCCACCCTGGACGGGGCCAGCCGGTTCCGGTTCACCTGGCAGGTGCTCTTTCCCCTGGTGGCGCCAGGTCTGGTGGCCACCAGCGTGCTGTCGTTCATCCACGCCTGGAACGACTTCCTCTTCGCCAAGACCTTCATCATCTCCGCCGAGGAGAACCAGACGCTGCCGCTGGCCATCCTCACCTTCTTCAAGCCGGATCAGAACGACTGGGGCGCGATCATGGCGGGCTCCACCCTGATGACCATCCCGGTGCTGATCTTCTTCATCTTCGTGCAACGACGGCTCGTCTCCGGCCTGGCCGGGGCGGTGAAGGGATGAGCGTGACCCCGTCCTTCGACGTGCTGCTGCCCCGCCCGCTCGAGTCCACCCGCGCCCCCGGCGAGTTCGAGCTGCGCCCCGGCACCGCGATCAGGGCCGATCCGGCACTGGCCACCGCGGCGAACTGGCTGCGGCACAACCTCGGCGCGGCAACGGGTTTCCCGCTGGACTCGGCCGAGCTGAACGGTCCGGAGATCCGGTTCGGGCTGGACGAGCGGCTCGACGTGGAGGAGTACACCCTCGACATCACCGGGACCGCGGTGGACGTGCGCACCGGCGCGCTGCCCGGCGCCCGGCATGCCGCGCAGACCCTGCGCCAGCTCTTCGGCCCGGCCGCGTTCCGTCGTTCCAATGTCCACAAAGGACAGTGGTTACTGCCCAACGGCAGGCTGCGGGACCGGCCCCGGTTCGGCTGGCGCGGCTGTCTGCTCGACGTGGCAAGGCATTTCCTGCCCAAGGACGGCGTGCTGCGCTTCCTCGACCTGCTCGCCGCGCACAAGTTCTCCGTGCTGCACCTGCATCTCACCGATGACCAGGGCTGGCGGATGGAGATCGAGCGCTACCCGCGGCTGACCGAGGTCGGCGGCTGGCGGGAGCGTTCCGGCGTCGGGCCGTGGCAGCGCGGCAACTACGACGCCCGTCCGCACGGCGGCTTCTACACCAAGGACGACCTGCGCGAGATCGTCGGCCACGCGGCCGGACTCGGCATCACGGTGGTGCCGGAGATCGACGTGCCCGGCCACACCCAGGCGGCCATCGCGGCCCACCCGGAACTCGGCAACCTGGATCAGCCGATCGGGGTGTGGACCCGGTGGGGCATCAACGACAACGTGCTCAACGTCCGCGACGAGACGGTCCAGTTCTTCCGGCACGTGCTCGACGAGGTGGTCGAGGTCTTCCCGGCCGAGGTGATCGGCATCGGCGGCGACGAGGTGCCGCTGGTGCAGTGGCGGCGCAGCCCGCAGGCACAGCGCCGGATCGCCGAGCTGGGCCTGGCCGATGAGGCCGGCCTGCACGGCTGGTTCCTGCGTCAGCTGGCCGAGCACCTGGCCGACCACGGCCGCAAGGCGTTCGGCTGGGACGAGATCACCGAGGTCGGCGAGGTGCCGACCGGTCTGGTGGTGGCCTCCTGGCGCGGCGAACAGGCCGGTGCCACGGCGGCCAAGGCCGGGCACGACGTGGTGATGTGCCCGGAGCAGAAGGTGTACCTGGACCACCGGCAGTCCGACCACCCGGAGGAGCCGATCCCGGTCGGGTTCGTCCGCACGGTCACCGATGTCTACGGCTACGAGCCGGTCCCGGCCGGGCTGGACCCGGACGCGGCCGCGCACGTGCTGGGCGCACAGGCCCAGTTGTGGACCGAGCACCTGGACTCGCCCCGGCGGCTGGACTACGCGGCCTTCCCCAGGCTGGCCGCGTTCGCCGAGGTGGTGTGGAGCCCCGAGGCCCGCGACGAACCGGGGTTCCTGCGCCGCCTCACCGAGCACCACCTGCCCAGGCTGGACGCGCTCGGCGTCGAGTACCGACCCCTCGACGGCCCTCGACCCTGGCAGCGCCGGCCCGATGAGCAGGGCTGGCCGAGGTGATCAGGCGGCGGTCTCTTCCGGCATGACGATCCAGCAGATGAGGTAGATGACGGCGCCGGTGCCGAAGCCCAGCAGGGTGGCGGCCACCAGCACGATGCGGATGATCGCCGCGTCGATGCCCAGCAGCTTGCCGATACCGCCGCAGACACCGGCGAGCATCTTGTCGGTCCGGCTCCGGCGCAGCTTCTTCACGGGCTGTCCCGTCTCGCTGTAGGTCGTGTTGTCGAACATGACTCAAGGTTCGCCCGCGGAGCGTTCCGGCGGATCAGGGAGACCCCCGAGCCCGCCCCGGAACCAGCCCGGATGCGGTCAGGGGCTAGCGTCGTGAAATGCGCGGACCCCTGACCGCCGCCCTCGCGGCGGCCACCCTGGTCCTGACCGCCTGCGGCAGCGACGCGGCGCCCCCGCCCGGCCCGACCACCGCAGCGCCGACCAGCTCCGCGGCCCAGGCCGCCGCCCCGCCGCCCCGCGCCTTCACCATCGCGGCCACCGGCGACGTGCTGATCCACCCGGCCCTGACCACCCAGGCCACCAGCGACGGCAACGGCACCCGCGACTACACCAAGCTGTTCGCGGGCGTGAAAACCG contains:
- a CDS encoding PspC domain-containing protein — protein: MFDNTTYSETGQPVKKLRRSRTDKMLAGVCGGIGKLLGIDAAIIRIVLVAATLLGFGTGAVIYLICWIVMPEETAA
- a CDS encoding carbohydrate ABC transporter permease; this translates as MTAAAPPPGAAGKPARRKGKRDGRAAIGYLLPTLLVLGGLLGYPIYQLVLISLFDYGQEQASGGAALEFLGLGNYQTLLGDPQFWQVLLQTVLFAGFCVVATLLVGAALALLATRVRAVPRMILFLAAIGAWSTPAVAGSTVWLFLFDTDFGLVNEILTGVGLDGFASYSWTYDKYVAFGLVSAQVVWCSFPFVMVTLYAGIKAIPGEVLEAAALDGASTVRTMTSVILPLLRPLLIIVTIQSIIWDFKIFTQIYVMTGGGGVAGQNLVLNVYAYQKAFAASEYGLGSAIGVVMTVLLLGVIVLYLRALRRSGEEL
- a CDS encoding beta-N-acetylhexosaminidase is translated as MSVTPSFDVLLPRPLESTRAPGEFELRPGTAIRADPALATAANWLRHNLGAATGFPLDSAELNGPEIRFGLDERLDVEEYTLDITGTAVDVRTGALPGARHAAQTLRQLFGPAAFRRSNVHKGQWLLPNGRLRDRPRFGWRGCLLDVARHFLPKDGVLRFLDLLAAHKFSVLHLHLTDDQGWRMEIERYPRLTEVGGWRERSGVGPWQRGNYDARPHGGFYTKDDLREIVGHAAGLGITVVPEIDVPGHTQAAIAAHPELGNLDQPIGVWTRWGINDNVLNVRDETVQFFRHVLDEVVEVFPAEVIGIGGDEVPLVQWRRSPQAQRRIAELGLADEAGLHGWFLRQLAEHLADHGRKAFGWDEITEVGEVPTGLVVASWRGEQAGATAAKAGHDVVMCPEQKVYLDHRQSDHPEEPIPVGFVRTVTDVYGYEPVPAGLDPDAAAHVLGAQAQLWTEHLDSPRRLDYAAFPRLAAFAEVVWSPEARDEPGFLRRLTEHHLPRLDALGVEYRPLDGPRPWQRRPDEQGWPR
- a CDS encoding carbohydrate ABC transporter permease, with amino-acid sequence MKRPGRTVAEIVTVLIALVVAFPLYWMVLSALKPASEVLSTSPRPWTFAPSLESFTKVLTVENFGRYFLNSVVVALVVVTVALLCSFLAATALTRFRFKGRTTLLVMLLVAQLVPVEALTVPLFFLMRQVGDVAPAFGLNHLGSLMLVHLAFGLPFAIWMLRGFVAAVPVELEEAATLDGASRFRFTWQVLFPLVAPGLVATSVLSFIHAWNDFLFAKTFIISAEENQTLPLAILTFFKPDQNDWGAIMAGSTLMTIPVLIFFIFVQRRLVSGLAGAVKG
- a CDS encoding extracellular solute-binding protein, with protein sequence MTIRRLAAVAALVGLATVGCAPVQSGPTNSAKDTKDGTLRVWLFDEVNRAPKEAVVNEAIKEFTASHAGVTVDVQYIQVNSRAERFKAAFSDAKSAPDVAEFGNTDLANYVAAGGFADLSGDLGGWSEAADLAPKILETGKVEGKTYGVPWFVGVRALYYRTDVFTELGLQPPKTLAELAPLARQIRKAKPELYGISVGGKYTYGMLPFVWSAGGDLAKADGGKFASSIDSAQSRAGLGRYAELIGEDICPPSACAPNGGDASVQAFVAGKAAMTIGGDFNRKAVEAGAVKGKFAVVPLPGETAGSIAPAFAGGNLLGITRSTERRTLAKDFLQLLAGKKYQRQMYTAMGNLPTFTDVQREVSGNDQFTKPFIATLEAGTRFVPVTPAWAKIDAQTVLPNMIQQVVTKAKTVDDATAEAAKLMNTAFTS